TCCACGAAAACGTAAGGTTAAATCACATTTTGACAAAATAAAACGACCATCTACCAATACATCAACGAATGATAACAACGTGAGTTTATCCTCGGTTTCCTGCATTAATTCATCCCAAGTATAGCCCGACCAAGCCCAAATATCTTTCGTGTCACCATACGTTTCACGTACGCGTTGACATAATTGAATAAGGATTTTCGTGTTTAAAAACGGCTCGCCACCTAATAAGGTTAGTCCTTGACAGTAAGAAGCGCCTAAATCACTAATAATTCGGTCTTCTAACTCTTTCGTATAATATTGACCATAATTAAAGTTTTGGATGATTTTATTATAACAGCCCTCACAGGCAAAGAGACATCCACTGACATAAAGGCTACATCGAACACCTTCACCATCAACAAAATTATAAGGCTTGTAGTCCGCAACTTTATGCTGACTCCATTCTTCACTACGCCACTGTTTAGGTTGCATCGCTTTCATACTAGGCACCCTTCACATGTTTTTTCCGTGCAGAAATTTCTTTGTGGCGACCTTTT
The genomic region above belongs to Aerococcaceae bacterium zg-1292 and contains:
- the nrdG gene encoding anaerobic ribonucleoside-triphosphate reductase activating protein, whose product is MKAMQPKQWRSEEWSQHKVADYKPYNFVDGEGVRCSLYVSGCLFACEGCYNKIIQNFNYGQYYTKELEDRIISDLGASYCQGLTLLGGEPFLNTKILIQLCQRVRETYGDTKDIWAWSGYTWDELMQETEDKLTLLSFVDVLVDGRFILSKCDLTLRFRGSSNQRIIDVKKSRAQNRVILYYGEEESNKV